CTGCTTGTTGTTCTCTATTTGCTTCTTTCGGATTTCCCTTTCGTTGATTTTAATTATCTGTTCTTCAGGGGTGCAATCTGCCATTTTTCTGTTGGCCAATGGTGCGGAATACGTTGTCGATTCATTTTTGGACTGTTCAACAATCTTTATAAAGACTTCTTTGTGTCTGTATGTTTCAGGATGGAACACAATACCTTTTACAAATTCATTTTCTTTAGCTGAATTGTACTTTTCCAATTCTTTTTCGTAGTGCTGTAAGGCTTCATCCAGCTCTGCTTTGAATTCATCTTCAGAATAATCGTAATGTTGGTATTCTTTCTTGATGTCCTCAATTGTTGGCTTTATCGGATTTTCTATGATTTCACAATCATCCAGCAAATAGACTTTCAAACCGTTCTTTTCCAATTGTGAAATAATCAGCTGATTGTTTTCCTCGTCTGCCCAATACTGTCGTATTTCAGGAATTAACAGTATGTTCTCTTGTTTCGATTTTTCAATCAAATTAAAGAACGACTTGCTTTTCTTCGTTTCATAACAAGCTGATTTTGTACAGACCATTTTACCATCGCCGAACAGATTACCTTGATTTGCAGCATTGAACGGACATTCTACACAAGAGCCAGCTTTCAAAACCAATTTTTTATCAGCTACCTCAAAAGGTGCTTTCTCTAAATCATAGGTCTGGTCTTTTATCATCCTGTTTATCTGATGGGCACTAAAATCTTCGCCCATCGTTTCCAACAGCATCTGTTGTTCTTCAGGTTCGAAAAGTGCAACACCCGCACCTAACGAAATCGTCATTTCGCCATTACGGACGAAGTGTTTGAAACCTTCAATCAAACCAGCCAGTTTAAGTCGCTGTCTGATAAAGTTATCGGTTCTTCCCAACCGTTTTGCAATTTCGGTAGGCGCATATCTTTCGCTTAAATAAGCAATCGCCTCTGCTTCTTCGGTTGGCTCAACATCCTGTCTTTGTAGATTTTCGATGATTTGAATTTCCAGAACATCATTGTTCTTGTATTCCCAAACGATACACGGAATTGATTTCTTGTTGGCCAATTTACTGGCTCGATACCTCCGCTCCCCCATTACGATGATAAAATCGTTTCCAGATTTACGGACTGTAATAGGTTGCAGAACACCGTGCTTTTTGATACTTTCTGAAAGCTGCTTTAACGCATCCTCATTAAAAGTCTTCCTGGGCTGCATCGGGTCGGGAATGACCTTTGCAATTGATAGGTTCTCAATCTGAAGCCCAATCGCTTTTTGTGTCAATTTTTCTTTGACTTCTTTCTTGGCGGCCGTAATTTTTTTACCGCTCTTTCTTGTGGTACTCACTTTTGTTGTCATAATACTCAAATTTTAGATTAAACAATATTTGAGCAGAAACCAAACGGAAGATAAAATCTTGGCTCAAAAGGAAACGGAATAAATAAGCGTTGGAAAGAGCATTGGCTTTATGCCGTAGTCTTTTGATGGAAGTATTTTACGAGTTTAAATTGCGGTTATATTGTATGATAATAAACTCCCCCTTACGAAGTAATAAGGTTGCTATTTAGCAGAATTTATTATTTTACCAGAAAATTAATAGGGTTTAATAACAAATAGAAATATTTGACATCAATACAAATGTTGCCCTGAAATTAGCAAAATGTTGTACCTATGTTGTACCTGACATTTTTTTCGACATTTTTTTAAATGGAAAAAGCCGAAGATTTCTCTTCGGCTTTTGTACGGGCGGGGAGACTCGAACTCCCACACCTCGCGGCATCAGATCCTAAGTCTGACGTGTCTACCAATTCCACCACGCCCGCATTTTAATATTTTAACACTTTATATTTCGCTATGTCCTAAGTCTAGCGTGTCTACCAATTCCACCACGCCTGCATACTACTTTTACCATACTTAGGACTTCAGATAAAAGCTTGCATCTTTATATCTAAAAATGCGAGTGCAAATATAGTAAAGATTTTTGATATGAAAATCATTTTTTGAGAGAAATTTCACATTCCAATTCTTATTTTTACGAGAATACGATTTTAAAACTATGAAAGACACTAAGAACTACGTAGATACCCATCAAAAACGTTTTTTAAACGAACTTATAGAATTACTAAAAATACCTTCCATTAGTGCAGATAAGGCCTATAGAGATGATGTTTTTAATACCGCAGATGCAGTTGCAGAACGCTTAAAGGAGGCAGGTTGTGATACTGTAGAGGTTTGTGAAACACCGGGATATCCCATTGTATATGGAGAAAAAATTATAGATCGAAGCTTGCCAACAATATTAGTTTACGGGCATTACGACGTGCAACCACCAGATCCTTTAAATTTATGGGACAGCGCTCCTTTTGAGCCGGTAATCAAAAAAACAGATTTACATCCTGAAGGTGCCATCTTCGCTCGCGGCGCTTGCGACGATAAAGGCCAGATGTATATGCACGTAAAGGCGCTCGAGTATATGACTCAAAATGACGACCTACCGTGTAACGTTAAGTTTATGATTGAAGGCGAGGAAGAAGTGGGCAGTGAGAACTTAGGTTGGTTTATTTCACGCAATCAGGCAAAACTGGCTAACGATGTGATTCTTATTTCAGATACGGGTATGATCGCAAAAGATGTTCCCAGCATAACGACAGGCTTACGCGGACTCAGCTATGTAGAAGTTGAAGTTACCGGTCCTAACCGTGATTTGCATAGCGGACTTTATGGCGGTGCCGTGGCAAACCCAATCAATGTGTTGACCAAAATGATTGCCTCACTTCACGACGAAAACAACCACATCACCATTCCCGGTTTTTATGACGCCGTAGAAGAGCTAAGCACAGAAGAACGCGCTAAAATGGCCGAAGCTCCCTTCTCGTTAGAAAACTATCAAAAAGCACTGGACATCGATTCGGTTTATGGCGAAAAAGGATATTCTACAAATGAACGCAACAGCATACGCCCTACCCTTGATGTAAATGGAATTTGGGGCGGTTACATTGGCGAAGGTGCAAAAACGGTTATCGCAAGCAAAGCGTATGCTAAAATAAGTATGCGACTTGTACCCGATCAAGATTGGAAGGAAATTACCCAATTGTTTAAAAATCACTTTGAAAGTATCGCACCTGCAGGTGTTCGCGTTAAAGTAACACCGCACCACGGCGGGCAGGCATATGTAACTCCCATAGATCATATAGGCTATAAAGCAGCAGAAAAAGCCTATGAAAATACTTTTGGCAAAACGCCGATACCACAACGCAGTGGCGGTAGTATTCCTATTGTAGCTATTTTTGAAAAAGAACTCGACAGTAAAACAATTCTTATGGGATTTGGTTTAGACAGTGATGCCATACACTCGCCTAACGAACATTTTGGAGTTTGGAATTTTCTAAAAGGAATTGAGACTATTCCGCATTTTTATCATGAGTTTACCAGGTTAAAAATCGCAGAAAAATAAAGTTAAGAATAAGGGCGTGACCCCTCAAAAGAGCGGGGTCGGGCTTTACGCTCTATCTTTTTTTCGGCTTAAACAAGCCTCAAAAAAGGATGCCGCTGCAATCCCTCACGCAGGTGTTGTACTTATCAATTACCACTATTTTAAATAAACAAAACCCATAGCGCATTGCGGCTATGGGTTTTTAAATTTTATCGATTAAGGCTTAATTAATTGAGTTTAATTTGAGCATACCTCGCCTGAATAAACATAAATACAGCGTAAGCGACAAGTCCCAGCGCTACAACACCCATAGCTACAGCGCCTAGAGTGTCTTGTAAAAAGTCAAAAGCAGCAACTTTTCCTCCAGATGAGCCTCCACTGCCTATAGCCACTTTAAACAATAAAAAAGCTACAATGCCTGAAACAATACCTCTGGCAGTAAATCCTATTTCCCCAGCTCTAATTAATACTTTCTTTCCTTTTGGCCCCAGATTACTTTCATTCACATCATCTCTAAACTTCCCCGAATAGGCTTTATACGTTTGAAAAATTGCTTTCCCCGCAATACACAAGGCTACAAAACCTAACAAATAAGGTCCGTAGGACTTTGACATTAGTGTTGATATCATAGAATCACTTCCAGAACCCGAACTGCCCGCAACAACCATCTTAACTGCCGTAAAACCTAGAGCTCCATAAAATATACCGCTTATAATATAACCTGAACGTTTTACAAAACCTTTCCATTCGCTCCAGGAATCCCCACTACCTTTTAATGCTTCATACCATCTATAAAAGGTATAACCAAACAAGCCCAGGGCCAAAACGATAAGCAATACTTTACCAAAGGGTTGCTCCCTTAAAAATTGCAACGCATTTTGTTGTCCGCTTTTTGAACCTCCCAGATTAAAAGCTGCCATCGCTGTAAGCATACCTATTATAGCATATACCATACCTTTCGCTACCATGCCAAACCGGGCTAGTTTTTCCTTTTTAGAATTCATTATTGAGTTAATTGGTTAGTTTCTGAAAAAGTAGAAATAACCGCTGCTTATTACTCCCAACTAGATGTTATATTAAACTAAAGGCTTTATTAAAAATTAAATTTTCTTCACGTAGTCTGTAATCAAAACAATCTGCTGGCCGTCTACTTTTCCTTCTATGTATTTATCATTCTCGTGATCAAGCGAAATACGTCTCACGGCAGTACCCTGTTTAGCAACCATACTGCTGCCTTTTACCTTTAGATCTTTGATTAAAACAACCGAGTCGCCAGCCTCCAGAATAACCCCATTACTATCGCGGTGTATTAGTCCTTTTGAAGAATCATCTGCAATACCGGCCTTTGCCCACTCTTTAACATCGTCTTCCATATACATCATATCAAGCAGGTCTTGAGGCCAACCCTGCCCTTTTAGTTGATTAAGCATACGGTAGGCAACCACCTGTACAGCAGGAACCTGGCTCCACATACTGTCATTAAGACAACGCCAGTGATTGGCTTCTACTAGTTCTGCATCGTGCAATTGTGTTCTGCAGGTTCCGCAGGCAAAAATATGTGTGTCTGCTGTTGCATTATCTGGAGAATCAGGAACTGCGTATATATCTAAATCGGTCGTACTGCTGCATAATTCGCATACATTACCACTACGATCTCTTAAGTCTTGTTCTAGGCTCATTAGTTATAAATTTATTTAGAACGTAAAGATAGGTTTATTGATTAGGTATAATCACTTAAGTAAAAATTTGCATAAATAGGTCTGCGATAGGGATTGAGGCTTTGTTGAAGCTCTTTTTGCCTTTTGCAAAAAAGCGACTGCCGAAAGCCCGGTTTTATTCGGGCTTTTTCTGGCCCGTATAAAAATTGCCAAAAATTAAATATAAAAAAGTTTTGCTCTACGCTTGTAGAATTAAAATTTATTTCTACATTTGTAGAACACACTCTTAATTTGTAGAATATGACACTTTCTAATGCCGAAGAACAACTAATGCAACTGCTCTGGAAACAGGAAAAAGCGTTTATGAAAGATCTTATAGATGCGTATCCTGATCCTAAGCCAGCGACCACTACAATCGCCACGCTATTGAAACGGATGCAAGACAAGAATTTTGTTGACTATGTGCAGTACGGGCGGTCACGAGAATATTTTCCGCTAGTGCGCAAAAAAGATTATTTCTCAAAACAAGTAAATGGGATGATTAAAAATTTCTTCAATGACTCTGCCGCGCAGTTTGCTTCGTTTTTTACAAAAGAAACCGATTTATCACAACAAGAGCTAGAAGATCTTAAAAAACTGATTGATGAACGTCTAAAAACAGAGAAAAAATGATAGCCTATATTTTAAAGTCGGTATTGTGTTTAATGATTCTTTGGGGCTTTTACAAAATCACTCTCGAGCAACAAGCTGCACACCAGTTTAAACGTTTTTATTTATTAGGAAGTCTGGTTTTAGCGTTTGCTCTGCCCTTGGTCACCTTGAGCTATTCTGTAGCAGTTGAACCGCAACCGGCAGCTGAGCAGGTCGCATTTGATACAATTGCAGTTACAAACGAAGTTAATACATCGATTGAAGAAACTATACATTGGACACCTATACTAATAGGCTCGATTTACGCATCAGGCGTATTGCTTTTTGGCTTTAGATTCTTACGTAATCTATATCGCCTACGCAAAAAAGTAACTCACAATGAGCGCGTAAAATCTAAATCGCATATAAATGTGCTCCTTCTTGAAAAGATAGTCCCACACTCATTTTTAAACTATATTTTCTTGCCCAAAAATGACTTTAAAAATAATGCGATCGCTCCAGAAGTTATGGCGCACGAGCAGGCACACGTAAGTCAAAAACACAGTTGGGACATTCTCTTTATTGAGGTTTTACAGGTGGTATTTTGGTTTAATCCGCTGTTGATTTTACTTAAAAAAAGCATTGCATTAAATCACGAGTTTCTAGCCGATAGCGCTGCGCTATCCCAAAATAAAAATGTAGAAAATTATACTAATCTTTTATTCACCTATTCGGGTAGTAGTCATCATACCGCGTTATCAAGCCCGATTAATTATTCATTAACTAAAAAACGAATCATTATGTTATCAAAAACCCGTTCGGTCAAAAAAATGGCCACCCGTCTTGCACTTTTAGTGCCCGTCCTCGCCTGCTGTATCTATCTTTTTAATCAGGAAATTGTGGCCAAGCCTGTTTACTTAAATTTAGATAAGCAAACAGATTCATTGAATACACAGACAAATTCTGATTCATTAGCTTTAGAATATTACAAAGCCTCTTCTAAAAAACAAGTGTTACTTGATATAGTTCGACACCAGGAGTACCCCACATTAAAAATACGTGTTGAAGATGAATCGGTATGGGTAAATGGGGAGTCTACCTCCATAGAAAATTTTGCTCAAACGATTAACGAGATTACTAAAGACTGGAGCAAAAGTGATATGATGAATTATTCACTACAACTCAAATCTCAAAACGGTGTAGATAAATTTGTAGGGAAACTTACTGGTGAATTCAGAAAGACCAATCTTTATAAAACCAATCCTTCACGACAATTAATTCCACCTCCACCACCGCCAGCTCCAGAAGTACCTCAGGGTCAACTTCCGCCGCCACCGCCACCGCCAGAAGATCCTGCTACATTTACTAATGACAAATACAATATTTTAAATATAAAATTATCAAATACAGAGGCTATTGAAATTGAGGGCCAACAAACCACCATTTCTAAAGCAAAAGATTTTATTAAAAGTAATTTCAAAGACTGGACTAAGGACACGAAAGAGAAACCGCGTGGCGTACTATTTTATTTACCAGAGGATGTTTCAGAAAGTCAGGCTCATAAAGTATTGAGAGAGATTGAGGATTATAAAATTAATGGATTTACTCTAAAAAAAGAAAAATCTAAGTCACCTGTTCCTCCGAAAGTGGAGAAACCTACTCAAGAACAAACACCTTTAGCGATGATTAATACGCTAAAAGAAAATAA
The sequence above is a segment of the Leeuwenhoekiella sp. MAR_2009_132 genome. Coding sequences within it:
- a CDS encoding ParB/RepB/Spo0J family partition protein, translating into MTTKVSTTRKSGKKITAAKKEVKEKLTQKAIGLQIENLSIAKVIPDPMQPRKTFNEDALKQLSESIKKHGVLQPITVRKSGNDFIIVMGERRYRASKLANKKSIPCIVWEYKNNDVLEIQIIENLQRQDVEPTEEAEAIAYLSERYAPTEIAKRLGRTDNFIRQRLKLAGLIEGFKHFVRNGEMTISLGAGVALFEPEEQQMLLETMGEDFSAHQINRMIKDQTYDLEKAPFEVADKKLVLKAGSCVECPFNAANQGNLFGDGKMVCTKSACYETKKSKSFFNLIEKSKQENILLIPEIRQYWADEENNQLIISQLEKNGLKVYLLDDCEIIENPIKPTIEDIKKEYQHYDYSEDEFKAELDEALQHYEKELEKYNSAKENEFVKGIVFHPETYRHKEVFIKIVEQSKNESTTYSAPLANRKMADCTPEEQIIKINEREIRKKQIENNKQFEEVVEMIRDTKYIDTKKTLSVDEMVAFSLTLYENNVDYVGRQRFFSNLLGNTSKMTDEEIVENFKKKFKKEIFHKLIRYILTKQVHFGESNHVNNLTNISFYNAMQGYYKSKIDGIEKEYAEKRNKREERLKERITVLEKQIQGLKQ
- a CDS encoding dipeptidase encodes the protein MKDTKNYVDTHQKRFLNELIELLKIPSISADKAYRDDVFNTADAVAERLKEAGCDTVEVCETPGYPIVYGEKIIDRSLPTILVYGHYDVQPPDPLNLWDSAPFEPVIKKTDLHPEGAIFARGACDDKGQMYMHVKALEYMTQNDDLPCNVKFMIEGEEEVGSENLGWFISRNQAKLANDVILISDTGMIAKDVPSITTGLRGLSYVEVEVTGPNRDLHSGLYGGAVANPINVLTKMIASLHDENNHITIPGFYDAVEELSTEERAKMAEAPFSLENYQKALDIDSVYGEKGYSTNERNSIRPTLDVNGIWGGYIGEGAKTVIASKAYAKISMRLVPDQDWKEITQLFKNHFESIAPAGVRVKVTPHHGGQAYVTPIDHIGYKAAEKAYENTFGKTPIPQRSGGSIPIVAIFEKELDSKTILMGFGLDSDAIHSPNEHFGVWNFLKGIETIPHFYHEFTRLKIAEK
- a CDS encoding DUF1206 domain-containing protein — protein: MNSKKEKLARFGMVAKGMVYAIIGMLTAMAAFNLGGSKSGQQNALQFLREQPFGKVLLIVLALGLFGYTFYRWYEALKGSGDSWSEWKGFVKRSGYIISGIFYGALGFTAVKMVVAGSSGSGSDSMISTLMSKSYGPYLLGFVALCIAGKAIFQTYKAYSGKFRDDVNESNLGPKGKKVLIRAGEIGFTARGIVSGIVAFLLFKVAIGSGGSSGGKVAAFDFLQDTLGAVAMGVVALGLVAYAVFMFIQARYAQIKLN
- a CDS encoding PhnA domain-containing protein, yielding MSLEQDLRDRSGNVCELCSSTTDLDIYAVPDSPDNATADTHIFACGTCRTQLHDAELVEANHWRCLNDSMWSQVPAVQVVAYRMLNQLKGQGWPQDLLDMMYMEDDVKEWAKAGIADDSSKGLIHRDSNGVILEAGDSVVLIKDLKVKGSSMVAKQGTAVRRISLDHENDKYIEGKVDGQQIVLITDYVKKI
- a CDS encoding BlaI/MecI/CopY family transcriptional regulator, yielding MTLSNAEEQLMQLLWKQEKAFMKDLIDAYPDPKPATTTIATLLKRMQDKNFVDYVQYGRSREYFPLVRKKDYFSKQVNGMIKNFFNDSAAQFASFFTKETDLSQQELEDLKKLIDERLKTEKK
- a CDS encoding M56 family metallopeptidase yields the protein MIAYILKSVLCLMILWGFYKITLEQQAAHQFKRFYLLGSLVLAFALPLVTLSYSVAVEPQPAAEQVAFDTIAVTNEVNTSIEETIHWTPILIGSIYASGVLLFGFRFLRNLYRLRKKVTHNERVKSKSHINVLLLEKIVPHSFLNYIFLPKNDFKNNAIAPEVMAHEQAHVSQKHSWDILFIEVLQVVFWFNPLLILLKKSIALNHEFLADSAALSQNKNVENYTNLLFTYSGSSHHTALSSPINYSLTKKRIIMLSKTRSVKKMATRLALLVPVLACCIYLFNQEIVAKPVYLNLDKQTDSLNTQTNSDSLALEYYKASSKKQVLLDIVRHQEYPTLKIRVEDESVWVNGESTSIENFAQTINEITKDWSKSDMMNYSLQLKSQNGVDKFVGKLTGEFRKTNLYKTNPSRQLIPPPPPPAPEVPQGQLPPPPPPPEDPATFTNDKYNILNIKLSNTEAIEIEGQQTTISKAKDFIKSNFKDWTKDTKEKPRGVLFYLPEDVSESQAHKVLREIEDYKINGFTLKKEKSKSPVPPKVEKPTQEQTPLAMINTLKENNGTAYYNGKQISYDNALALLIGNEEKTKQKSGLQILYTENTGKGKPMLLITNN